Proteins co-encoded in one Holophagales bacterium genomic window:
- a CDS encoding sodium:solute symporter: MRALDWVVLGASLLFIVVYGVMRSRRQKGLEGYLLAGRTQAWWTVALSIMATQASAITFLSTPGQAYADGMRFVQFYFGLPLAMVILCVTVVPLFHRLKVYTAYEYLEGRFDPKTRTLTAFLFLAQRGLACGLTIYAPALILSVLLGWSIQVTTVVIGGLVVVYTTSGGAKAVNETQTQQMVIILLAMGVALVALLRVLPDGVGFGDAVLVSGALGRMNAVDTTFDLSNRYNLWSGLIGGAFLSLSYFGTDQSQVQRYLTGRSVAQSRLGLLVNGLVKVPMQFAILFVGAMVFAFYQFVAPPLWFNPVEARQAAEGPRGAEMAQLEAAHAKAAEESRAEALKLVAAGRSGDASALAAAKTSLRAAHARTEEVKGRATSLIKETLPKSEGKDTNYVFLRFVLDVLPTGVVGLVLAAIFAASMSSTAAELNALSTTSVVDVYRRYFGKDAPDEKLVKISKWLTVGWGLFAIVFAQYASRLGTLVEAVNILGSFFYGTILGVFLTAFYLPRVKGPAAFWGAIAGEAAVVAVWALTDVSFLWLNALGCVVVVLVALAVSPFTGTTEGEATA; encoded by the coding sequence TTGAGGGCGCTCGACTGGGTCGTCCTCGGCGCCTCGCTCCTCTTCATCGTCGTCTACGGAGTGATGAGGAGCCGCCGCCAGAAGGGGCTCGAGGGGTATCTCCTCGCGGGGCGGACGCAGGCCTGGTGGACCGTCGCCCTGTCGATCATGGCGACGCAGGCGAGCGCCATCACCTTCCTCTCGACCCCCGGGCAGGCGTACGCCGACGGGATGCGCTTCGTGCAGTTCTACTTCGGCCTGCCGCTCGCGATGGTGATCCTCTGCGTCACCGTCGTTCCGCTCTTCCACCGGCTGAAGGTCTACACGGCCTACGAGTACCTCGAGGGGCGCTTCGACCCGAAGACGCGCACGCTCACGGCGTTTCTCTTCCTCGCCCAGCGAGGCCTCGCCTGCGGCCTGACCATCTACGCTCCGGCGCTCATCCTCTCCGTCCTCCTCGGCTGGAGCATCCAGGTGACGACGGTCGTCATCGGCGGACTCGTCGTCGTCTACACGACGTCGGGCGGGGCGAAGGCGGTCAACGAGACGCAGACCCAGCAGATGGTCATCATCCTTCTCGCGATGGGCGTCGCCCTGGTCGCGCTCTTGCGCGTCCTCCCCGACGGGGTCGGCTTCGGCGACGCCGTTCTCGTGTCGGGAGCCCTCGGCCGGATGAACGCCGTCGACACGACGTTCGACCTGAGCAACAGGTACAACCTCTGGTCGGGTCTCATCGGCGGCGCCTTCCTTTCCCTGTCCTATTTCGGCACCGATCAGTCGCAGGTGCAGCGCTACCTCACGGGGCGCTCCGTCGCCCAGAGCCGCCTCGGGCTCCTCGTGAACGGCCTCGTCAAGGTGCCGATGCAGTTCGCGATTCTCTTCGTCGGCGCCATGGTCTTCGCCTTCTACCAGTTCGTCGCCCCGCCGCTCTGGTTCAACCCGGTGGAGGCCCGGCAGGCCGCCGAGGGGCCGCGCGGCGCCGAGATGGCCCAGCTCGAGGCGGCGCACGCGAAGGCCGCCGAAGAGAGCCGCGCCGAAGCGCTGAAGCTCGTCGCGGCGGGGAGGTCGGGCGACGCGTCCGCGCTCGCCGCCGCGAAGACCTCGCTCCGAGCAGCCCACGCGCGAACCGAAGAGGTCAAGGGCAGAGCCACCTCGCTCATCAAGGAGACCCTCCCGAAGAGCGAAGGCAAGGACACGAACTACGTCTTCCTCCGCTTCGTCCTCGACGTCCTCCCGACGGGCGTCGTCGGCCTCGTCCTGGCGGCGATCTTCGCGGCGTCGATGTCCTCCACCGCGGCCGAGCTGAACGCCCTCTCGACGACGTCCGTCGTCGACGTCTATCGCCGGTACTTCGGTAAGGACGCCCCGGACGAGAAGCTCGTGAAGATCTCGAAGTGGCTGACGGTCGGCTGGGGCCTTTTCGCGATCGTCTTCGCCCAGTACGCGAGCCGGCTCGGGACGCTCGTGGAGGCGGTGAACATCCTCGGCTCCTTCTTCTACGGCACGATCCTCGGCGTCTTCCTGACGGCGTTCTACCTGCCCCGGGTGAAGGGCCCAGCGGCCTTCTGGGGGGCGATCGCGGGCGAGGCGGCCGTCGTCGCCGTCTGGGCCCTGACCGACGTGTCTTTTCTCTGGCTGAACGCGCTGGGGTGCGTCGTGGTGGTTCTCGTCGCGCTCGCCGTGTCGCCGTTCACGGGGACGACGGAGGGCGAGGCGACGGCGTAG